The sequence GAAGTATATGGGGACGTGTGAgtagctttaatttatttttttcctcaataataATCTGTCATTATGTCCTCACAAACAATGTCCCTCTCCTATGATTACAGCACAAGGAGGTCAAAGGCCAGCGATTCAGATTTTGCCCACGAGtaagattcatttatttactttttatctcttttttttaagtAGTTAAAACCTTCAAAATGTTTTTGGTCTGTCTACAGTGTGGGGTCAAAGTTGTCAGCTTACAGAGATGATGTTGACTATACCAACGAGTGAGTTTTTGTGTTAATATTACttctttgttttgatttttattgtttttcttgccttcttaaagagcccatattatgggtttttgaaaatgcccttccatgtagtgtgtaacacagctctaagtgaagtgaaatatccagctaaggcttaaatctgtaagtgtacagtgtttaaaactattgattcatctataaaagagtcgactcatagtgcttcaaacgagtcgtcttgataatgagtcattaggtgtttcgcgatgacgcagccacgaaacacaagcctcgccagtagttacgcgcgcaaaccagggagatttgaaacctgcggccccgcccactaacacagaaaaaacactagacacacacacacagacgccgccggtcgaatgaagtcacgctgtgctcagatggataatattgacagtctctacccaaagatgaaactgtgaagagtcagtggttgaggtttattcactagtgtaagtaagtgcgattaaaattgttgcctcgtttactctagcttgcaaattatgtatttattgtgttttgttacttgttaacctggtacagtacatgcggttactctttatattctcttatcacatgtaagccacgttaaaaacgtgacgcgtgccgctttgtttacggatttaacgttaaaggcttttgtgagctcgtgttccactgccgtttgtcgttgctatggccatcgtaagctaggagacgggagaggtgtcgatctccctagttctgaggaggaacgtgatgtgtttgtgtgtgtgtgtgtgtgtgtgtgtgtgtgtgtgagagagagagagaaaaagagcaggtcgagtttgtgacgcctaggggctaggagacaggagactcgcgtcgctctccctagttcttctgaggagcgttgtgtgtgtgtgtgtgtgtgtgtgtgtgtgtgtgtgtgtgagagagagagagagagagagagagagagagagagagagagagagagagagagagagagagagagagagagagagagagagagagagagagagagagaggagagagagagagagagagagtgagagagagagagagagagagagagagagagagaaaaagagcaggtaaagtggctaggagactcgcgtcgatctccccagttcttctgaggagggttgtgtgtgtgtgtgtgagtgaaaaaagccttacactatgaagcgtgtgtgcactgtgactacttttatatagttgattaccagctgggcatttcactctgtctcgtgctgaagcctgtcactctcgaccaatcgcagcaggctgtcatcggtccaatcagcgcagattagcttcacgctgaggaggggtttgggaacaaatgaatcgctgaacgattcatatgagagtcgctggaataattaggtaaaaataaatgcagattataagaccataaaagtgttttttgaccttgcatgcacattagactgttgttggagacccttacaacctaaatatgaccctatttcatgtataatatgggctctttaagttaaaATGTATGCTAGGTATTGTAGTTTATACTTGTTCACCTAAACGTATTTAACCATACACACAGTGTAtgtctttaatgtgttttttctcTGCTTATTTTAGGGCTAAATATTCCATTTGATCGAGCAATTCGATTTATATTTGATTCAGTGTTGATTAAATTTCATTCAATATTTGATTTATAATGTTAGTTTTGCAGACATGGAATCCATATTTACTGAAACCCTcctatatattcattaatttttcttcggcttagtccctttatttatcaggggtcgccacagaggaatgaaccaccaactaattcagcatatgtttaacgcagtggatgcccttccagctgcaacctagtactaggaaacacccatacactcccacattcacacacacacactttatcctTTACACTTtacccaatttagcttattaaattcacctaaagcgcatgtctttggattgtgggggaaaccggagcactcgcttgaaacccacaccaacatggggagaacatccactcataaatgccagctggcccagccgggactcgaaccagtgaccttcttactttgaagtgacagtgctaatcactgagccaccgcacTGTCCCATATATATtaaccatattattattattaataaaatacacatttacatcaACAATAGAGCCAACTCTATTGTTTAAATCACTTTTTACTTTGAGTCTGtgtgttttcaatttaaaacagcatttcagaatgaaaacaatcTTCACCCAGACTTGAGTTTTTAATGCATTTCAGAAAAACGATCTGTCCACATTATAAAGTCTAAAATGCAAGATTCACGACCATTCACTCTCCCTGGGCATGTGCATATTTCACCAGCATTCTATTTGTAGTCTGCTTGTTGTGTAATGGTCAAACGAGAGTGGCTTGACAATTCAGGGAAAGATATGCAATTGTCCAGAAGACCAATCAGAGAGCGACCGTAAATagccatgcctccattttcaAAAGTCTGTGTTTAGCCCATCTATAGTGAAGTGGCAGTATAAACtaaaatcattttcaaaaatgttccTTTTTGCAGGTCAAAGATATCGGAGTTGTGTGAATGCCAGTCGTAACAGTACCAAAACTTTTTAAAGAGAAAACAGTTATAAATGGCACCTGAGTAACAGATACTGTAACAAgaatcataaatataaacacagtaCAGGGAGGTAAGCTCAAACTGCAAAATGCTCATTACACTGCAAATaaaaaccagggtttctgcagggtcttaaaaagtcttaaatctcaaaatccaaattttaggccttaaaaagtcttacatttattgaaatattgtgttgtaggtcttaaatcttttttaaacaggtctaaaTTTTCCTTTGTTCGTGTATTGCTACCAAATCTGGCTAAAACCCATACATACAAAACCCTTACTTAGGACattgacctggacagattgttgtgcgtagatttagtttattatagtttttaaaacttttgaaacatatgttcattttttaaaaattatttaaaagaaagtATATGTTGGAAAAAGTGTAtagatacaagtagagcttgcttgtttatacacaatatttaaaatatttagcgaagaaataacatttttttttaaaaaaggggaaaaaatcttttccatctgggccatttgaaaaattccttagcatttagccctttaGGGTCTAAATTTTCATTcacaatggtcttaaaatgtcttaaaaagtcttaaatttaactctgaaacctgcagaaactctggAAAACAGTCAATTTCATTCCCACGCAAAACAGGACCTAAAGCTATTGCCTGGACGATGTGTTAACAAAACATGCTATCGTCCATAAAACAAACAACTCTTTACTATAGTCTAGACAGGTGGTTTTGTAGATGTGTTTTGTTATTGCGGAGTTATACACTGACAACACAAAATGCAAAAACTTGAAACAAAGGACACGGCAAGAAGAGCGATGTTAGTCTGTCCATTTGGAGCCCATCAATAATAAAATGGGGAATTGGTTGCACAACATCTAGTGTAGACGGAGTCACTGCATGTATTAGCTCTTGTGGTGTTGTCGGCTCCATTTTTGCCATGAgtgcctttaaataaaaaaatatgtcttCAATTTTGCGAACGCTAACTTCAATTGGGCACAGtgattttacgttttttttgttttgttttaagtggAGCATCTGAATAGATGAAGTCGAGATAATAGGTCATATCCTCTGAAATGATCCATTCATGGGTTTTCTgaattaatatagtttaattaatctgctaatcatttaaaatcaaagAATAAATCAATAAGCCATTGATtacagggcttttttttttttaaaaacagctttgGTATTGGTTATTGCCATTTCATGCAGAACATGCACCTGCAGAAGACTCAGCAGATTACCACAACTTGTTAAacctgtcattcattcattcattttcttttcggcttagtccctttattaatctggggttgacacagcagaatgaaccaccaacttattaaGCATATGTtcatacacagcggatgcccttccagctgcaacccatctctgggaaacatccatacacactcattcacactcatacactacaaacaatttagcttacccaattcacctgtgccgcatgtctttggactgtggaggacaccggagtacccggaggaaacccacgcgaacgcggcgagaacatgcaaactccacacagaaacgccaactgacccagccaaggctcgaaccagcgaccttcttgccttcactacctactgcgccaccgcgtcgcccaccTGTCATTCaatcttttttaattttatggtaacatatatatgcatgtatatattcaattcaaataaTTATGAATATGAAAACGTAAATATATtcagtttataaaaaaaagtttataacaATTTGTGTGTAATAtatgacttctttttttttaatgtattatatgaGCTACTGTAGCTTTGTTTACAAACCAAGTAGTTCTAAATAGATTTGTATTCTACTTTAAACCTTATAtacaatgggccctatcatacatgcgcaataaggtgcaagatgtgtttcccccaacgtgttgctattttcagaccagcgcaaccctaattttcctgttttccgctgcattgtttaaatagcaaatacatttgtgccactttgtggactcatggatgttctggtctagaaaagaggcgTGTTAAGGCTATTGttgacgcgttgctattttgaggaactaaaatagactgtgcaatagaccagcaattaaaacacgcaggatgtacagcaatacacagatgtcattacaaatgaaaaagaattaaaggattaaaatattacaaaagttattactttttacataaatataaaaaccactgcctccaggaggctttttttcagttaattcatgacaacttgcatttgtattttgttattattattagcagttttatttattatatgcatatttatatttgtttatatcaaAAACAAGCTAAGATTTGTCTACCGGTCAGGTTTTGTACTATATGGGGCATAGAACGTGTGTTTGGATAACACATTTTTGACCACACtccgttattattgttcatttatttgattgctagaaattagaactgaatttagaaatagttttgaaacaaatctttgcgcttaacaaatgaaattatgcaggctaatggatgtcttcagcggactgcgtacaacactgtttccttatccacaaaaataggaaaagaaagagaaagtagaggccgattggaggaggctcgttctttatcctcgcactgcagatgatctgtttaactgtttcctctctagtgaagcgttcagtttttccacttacaaagtccgccatgtaagtACATATGCGCCATGgcatgacacaactgactcttaaaggaaatgggagattaGACTGATTGGttaattctcaaaacacacctataactgattaagagaataagcacaaccctgttagaccatgtgccgcggTGCAGAGCATAcattttttgtccttaaaatagcaaaagtggattcagacacgcccttaatgccatgcgctttagattttgcgcctagattattaaaatagagcccaatatatacttttatttccaacttaattaatttatgtgTTTTCATTACCTATACTCTCAAACTCATTCTGCTTaagtaaactgcaaaaaaaaaaaagtccacagGTTCTCTCTGGCCTcagttattgcatttaaaaaagttattccGTATACACAGCAAGGTTTCATAAAATAATACACTTTTGCTCCCTATTGATGGTTGCCAAACAAGTACAAAAATACTAGGGCTTAAAAACTGATTACAAAATGGATAGTAATTGAGTCATTGATTCTCATTGGATGAGCTGTGTTAAAGCAAAAAACAAGTGATCACTTTTAACATTCAAAGAGAAAAAGCATAGAAACGGGACGAGTGTTGCGCATTAGTGCTTGCACACAGTAATACATGTAATTTAGCTTCTTTTTTAAAACTTGATGCTGAATGTAATGttaccattatgaattaaatgtcTTTTCCGTCTTATTATTTTGAAGGCCTGTCATCCGCCAGTCTCACTCAGCCTATCAGAGCTCTTCTCGTCCGTCAGGTTCTAAACCCATACAGCATGCAGTGAGTGCAGCGAGCAGCAGATCTGCAGGTGTGCCGGCATGGCTGCGCATCCTGGTGTTTCTCATCATCGCTGCCTTTCTGTATTATGTGTACACATCTATGGAGCCCGCAGAAGAGACGCCCTTCAAAACCATACAGTAGATCACATTAATAATCATCAGCCCCAAACCAAACTCACTTATTTAAACATCCACCAAAAATAGAGCTTGATGTAAAAGCAAGCAATGTTCTCTGATAGTTGTTCTACCAGCAGGAATTGGTGTAATATGTTAGTCAAATATTTGtcttgcacattttttttttttataaagaaacaGAAACAAGtgaaagctgtattttttttttatttttatgatgacTGGGGCATTTACGCATTTTAGAGCTTATTTTCTTTCAAACTGAATGTTAACATCTTTATGCTGTGGCCGTATGTTTGAGGCTAATGTTCTTGGGATATTCTGTAAAGCTTTATTTGGTATGCTAcatctgtttgcttttttttttcttggtttaaACCGTTTTTTCCTATGATTTTTAAGGTGCTGAATTCTTCTGAAGCTGAGCAGATTTAATACACACATTGTGCTATTGTATATGTACATTAAAATGCACATGTAGAGGGAGgcacaagcacgcacacactACATTTACATTAGTAGTAACACCATGAGTGCCTTTGTTACGATTGttattaaagtataaaatatatattgtataaattggtcatttttgtttAAAGTATTATCCTCTTACTAGACAATATTGATAACACTATTAGAATGCATTGCTAATTTTTtgctttatgatttattttaatatagtttccTGAAAAGTAGCTAAGCTACTGATATACAAATATTGAGTTTTGATTAGATACTTATGTTCCATTGTGTGAATTATGGaaagtaaatgaacagaaaatgtTTAAACATGTCAAATTAGAAAATGACatttaacaatataaacaaaCCACTTGTAAAATATCTGCTTACCTTGGCTGGCAGTTGTGTTTTCCTGTATGCATCAGCTTTAAATGCTTTTTGaacaaaataaagttgttttaaGAAAGTTTTCAACATTATTCTTTAAGGCCACAGAACTTGAGGACAATGCAAACATGCCTGCTGTCAGTGGAGTAAAAAGTTAAACTGGAAACTCACTTTACTTAAAATGACACATTTGCTAAGATAAATctattttttgtttcgttttcttATTTGcaattccacaaaaaaaaatttagaatGGCAGAAAAACGTTTTATTATGGCAGCAGTTCTTCGGTCGCTGTTTTGTAGAAGTACAATAATACAATTTGTGTCTAAATAGTCACTTAAGCTGTCCTTGTGAGTGATGTGAAGGAAGTGCAGCATCATATGCtgtttctaaaacaaaaagaGATGTCAATACAGTCTGAACATTAATACAGTGAAAAGTATAAATGTCTACAAATAGGAATTGAAATTAATcaatgaaatgaaaaacaaaattaatggATTAAAATTCCATTCGTGAAATCAGTATACAATTTGCCTCAAATTGGGGGAAAGTTGAATTAATTCGCTCTGCTCACCCTCCAGACTCAAATCCCAATGCTGTGATGATGATATTGATAAGCACAGTAAGGAACACAAAAACTGTGGCCATGTTGTTCATCGTGTTCAACCTCGGCTGCTGCTTCACATCATTGAGGTCGGACTTCACTGAAGAAAACATCAGTGTTTGTGTCAATGAAATGAGAGCAGAACGTTTGAAGCTCACATAAATCTAAACTAACCAATAAAGATGAGCAGGAGTCCAACAATCAGCTGCAGTGAGATGGAGATTGAGATGAGAGCAATAAGAGGATTGTAGAAGCGCTGCTGAGCTCCAGAATGAAGCACCGTCTTCAGCTGAGAGGAGTTGGCCATCAGCAGAGCCACATCCAGCATGCTCTGCGCTGCACTCTTCTTACTTGCGTAATCATTAATGTTTAACACACCAGCTCTGCTTCCTGTCCCAGGAGCCTGACAGAGACAAAATACAATGACCTGTGCACTCAAAACGTTTATATATAATGTATCAAATAGATATACAACGCAAAAGTTACTGAACTTGTGTGCATTTATACTACACATTTATACTAATACTAAAGCACCATGCTTTTAAAGACCGTTTTTGCATTAAGGTAgcctaaatgctttttttttctactggGGTTATGAGATAATCCCACATATTTTAATTTCCCCCCTcatgaaattttaaaataaagtaatgagTAGAGTTAATGTTATGTTTAATAACACGAACAAACAgtgcttgtacagcatttaataatcacagttctacatttactaatgcattactaaaatccaacgttgtgcttgttaacgttagttaatgcactgGGTTAAAACAATGAAGAACTGCATTTTACTAtagttaacaaagattaataaatactgtaggcTATTGAACGTATCGTTCATGATATTTAGTACATCAACAACGTGTCCATTACTGTAAAGTGTTGcctttatatcttgcaatttgtCTAAATACCTCACAAAAGTGACATTATGTTTCCTCACAATTTGCATAAACACCGAAGAAAACATCTATAGCTGTAACATCCTCAGAAATGTTAAGCAAACTCCAACTTCATTAGCGAATTTACAGGGTTTTCTTTTGCTATTCTGACTTATCTCAGAGTTTACTCCTTAATTTAGATAGGAATACTTAGGAATAGGAATACCACTCTTCCTCAAATGTCTTCACATGACACTCTCACTCAAGGCTTCAGCAAATAAGAAACTTCGCACATCTCTGCTTGTACACACAAGTGCAGGAGCTTTTTAGCTGAAGTATGAGCATCACATAGGTGCTGTTCAGTAGATGTAGTCTTGTGGAAGTCTGCTTGAATCTAACACAAATCTATATAGAATACAATAGTAACTCCAATGAAAGGTATATTAAAAGGCTGACCACACATTTTAAGGTCCATTCTCACTACTAATAAACTACTaagacttttgcctcaataaccccttaattttctctttattaatatttaaggtaGTAATTATGTAGTTTTAtgtatgtagaataagatcaagCAGAATGTGTGCTTTAGTAGTACAACTAAATAGCCGATATCTGGCAGCTAATAAGCCATTAGATAAATGTAAGGActggttattaaaataaaatgttataccAAAAGGTTTTATCTGAACTTGTAATtggagctgcacgatattggaaaaatctaacattgtaatatttttattttgcgatatatattacGATATGAAAACGGTTTCAGCAGATAaattgaatatctctatttggccAAATTTATGTTAGATTGATTGGGTTCTGCAGTGGGAGGTTATTATCATAAAATCTAATAATCTAGAAGCTTTTTTAGGACACCTGACATGTTAttattgtggtctgtgctatttgcagtgcatttctgtatttgctcATGTTgcgagtattttcatgcataacaatctataaatacaatcaagaaaaagatacaattaaaataGTGTTTTATCGTTTCCCGATTCTCAcggtattcaagtacagtaactgaatgatgaaaataattcaataaaatgaaccgttaaagttacaaatggtactatttcttatgcctgaatgcttttaaggtTACTTTTcgatcacaggcatcaaaaacacatgcgaatgatgaattataattcagactcagCATTGTGTAtgctcgcgatgtgactattgcgaatgattacattgcgatatcgatgctgaaacgatatattgtgcagccctatttgaaatatttaacaacaaaagcaaaacacaatTCGGTTCCTCACCTCTCCATGTTGATTGTGTGGTTGATTCTCCATTGGCTTCTGGCTCCGATTAGCAACAAAAATGTTTACAAGAAGCTCACAAACAAAATCAGCTCCACCTGAAAagcttttttaaaacactacgGCTCTCTCCAACAGATGTGCTTTTGACTGACAGAAAGACCCTCCCATCAGTCACACATACCAATGTGTGAACTGATGGGAAGCCATAACTCCTTCAGCAgacatgttttaatgtaaaaaaaaaattgtttaaactaAAAAGTGCAGTTTCTGCATGGTGAATCtttattaaaacataacataaatgcaacactgatacACTGCGACTGTTTGGAAGTGGAAACATACTAAAAACACTGGGGTTTATGAAGAAAGATGAAGTTTCTTCTCAGATGGAGCCATTTCATGATTAGTAGATGCTTTTGTTAGCTTCATATTGCGTTTAGCAGTGCGTGACATTACGGGgatgtaaaataaagtgtttttaaaaccgTTCTGGCAATGTAGAGaagttttattttggttttacacCTCACACCTTTTCGCCACTTGAAACTTCAACTGAAGCTCTAGACTGTAGATTTCTGCTGACCCCGAGAGAGTCCTTCAGGCTATGACTGGTGCAGGGAGAGAAAAGCCATGTATCTGTTCTTCAGCTCCTCCAACTGCTTGGCTAacggaggagaaaaaaaaaagtttattagaTGCATTAAGTTTAAAAATTTAGCTGAAAACAGAAAACCACTGACGCAGTGTGTGCTTCTCTCCTTTAGACCAGTAGCGTCTGTCTGTCTGCAGctgttgaagtgtgtgtgtaagagacgTGGAGGTTTCAGAAAGCTGCTTCACAGCCTCCAGCTCCTGAAGAAGACACAAAGAATATACGAAGTTTATGTAATCACTAATGAGACATGACAATAGAAATAAAGAGAAGGGAGAAAAATTAGACTTCAACACTTTTGTGCTCTCAACCACAAACAAGAACCGCATTTACCAAGACTCTTTGTGTGGTTATAGTAAAGCAGCAGTGCATTCCTCCAAGTAAACGTTCTATTCTATTGCTAAATAATGCATTCAAAACATTTGTATTCTTTTGCACAAGTACTTCTTTCGTGAGAAACGTTAACTATGTATTCACTAATCTTGATTAACctgaaaaagtcttttttttgaaCTGCCATtcttagggcctactcacactatgctatccgaaccgtgcccaggcccgtttcccggatcgtttgagaagtgtgagtgctcggAATCGGGTTCAGGCACGGTttacttgggctttggcgcggtacgctcgTATGTGTAGTCATTTCCCAAAAATTGGTCATCAACACTGAAAGGACCAAAAATGCTCATGTGCTAAAGTTGTTTATATACCTTGCGACTCTTAAAAACATGGTGAAAATATGCTGATGAAAAGCAGCAAGCTGATAAAATGGAGCGACAGTGAGGTGAAGCTGCGAGTAACAAAAGAGTgtaaagttacaaaaaaagcTAGAGAGAATATAGACTGAGACACACGCCAAAATAACAGCACTGAGAAGACTTTCTGTGTTCTTGTAGATAAAGCAATATGAAACATGTACAAATGGACATTTGCACAGTAGGTCATTTTCATTAGAGAGTGCGTATTCATTGAACACCGTCCACTACTTTAGCTGAGTTGgtcaaaaggcaaaaaaatttaTCATTGTTTTTGAAAGCCACACTGCAACatgaaaacattttcaaattCATCCACTTTGGAGAGCGCTTTCAAAAAGATGTTTTCATTGCTGAGAATcgccgtctcagtgtggatggaagGCCAAAATGGAGagagtaaacaaaaacatattagtGTGGACAGTAGCTgggtctcatttcagaggctgcatcctctgaaGGATGCATTTGAAGGGTGCTGCGTCAT comes from Danio aesculapii chromosome 23, fDanAes4.1, whole genome shotgun sequence and encodes:
- the emd gene encoding emerin (Emery-Dreifuss muscular dystrophy), with translation MSSLSVKSDKEITQLLDEYGIKHGPIVESTRKLYEKKLNEAMAKKTKPSSPDKTYYREEQEEVEYVTYHQPQQQTRHEVYGDVTRRSKASDSDFAHDVGSKLSAYRDDVDYTNEPVIRQSHSAYQSSSRPSGSKPIQHAVSAASSRSAGVPAWLRILVFLIIAAFLYYVYTSMEPAEETPFKTIQ
- the si:dkey-93l1.9 gene encoding ninjurin-1 isoform X2 — translated: MENQPHNQHGEAPGTGSRAGVLNINDYASKKSAAQSMLDVALLMANSSQLKTVLHSGAQQRFYNPLIALISISISLQLIVGLLLIFIVKSDLNDVKQQPRLNTMNNMATVFVFLTVLINIIITALGFESGG
- the si:dkey-93l1.9 gene encoding ninjurin-1 isoform X1, which codes for MENQPHNQHGEAPGTGSRAGVLNINDYASKKSAAQSMLDVALLMANSSQLKTVLHSGAQQRFYNPLIALISISISLQLIVGLLLIFIVKSDLNDVKQQPRLNTMNNMATVFVFLTVLINIIITALGFESGGNSI